From a region of the Triticum aestivum cultivar Chinese Spring chromosome 7D, IWGSC CS RefSeq v2.1, whole genome shotgun sequence genome:
- the LOC123165182 gene encoding protein NUCLEAR FUSION DEFECTIVE 4: MGLAPRRRPPNSHPHPRLITVSPTRTIVTCDQPRARLLCPSTAHRSAQCRVKVRACRLASLPPSLLSPSPTRAYYPPAAASQRKTSSSSLFFLFSTCSARSALAIYARTHVLLSNKQRQRGRSLLIPHPDPRLLIKSRRRHSGSSRPFFACLQETVGLASHSRPKSVLLIGRAPLLALASRGCCSLPIPVLIRVGVLGQVLQAMAEVRSRVRGFLRNRWLVFVAAMWMQSVAGVGYLFGSLSPAIKSSLGYNQRQVASLGVAKDLGDSVGFLAGTLCAVLPLWAALLIGAAQNLVGYGWVWLAVTHRVPVPPLWAMCMLIFVGNNGETYFNTAALVSCVQNFPKNRGPIVGILKGFAGLSGAILTQVYAIMHTPDDAALIFMVAVGPTMVVIALMFIVRPVNGHRQVRPSDGTSFTFVYSVCLVLAAYLMGVMLLEDLVGLSHSLTILCTIILMVLLLVPIVIPVMLSFFSNDDESAYTALLTSPRREEASGSVSSEEQEVILSEVDEQKPKEIDLLPASERQKRIAELQAKLFQAAAVGAVRVKRRKGPRRGEDFTLLQAMIKADFWLLFFSLLLGSGSGLTVIDNLGQMSQSLGFEDSHIFVSMISIWNFLGRISGGFFSEIIVKDYAYPRAIALATAQVFMAIGHFIFAMGWPGTMYIGTLLIGLGYGAHWAIVPAAASELFGVKNFGALYNFLTVANPAGSLVFSGIIASGIYDYEARKQANHNHSTLLGMVSDVAPALKCEGSICFFISSMIMSGFCIIAAALSLILVHRTKIVYTNLYGKPRT; encoded by the exons ATGGGCcttgccccgcgccgccgcccacccAATTCCCATCCACACCCTCGGCTCATCACTGTCTCCCCGACGCGCACCATCGTCACCTGCGACCAGCCTCGTGCCCGCCTGCTGTGCCCATCCACCGCGCATCGGAGCGCACAGTGTCGTGTCAAAGTCCGGGCTTGTCGCCTTGCCTCCCTCCCCCCTTCCCTCCTCTCGCCATCTCCCACGCGGGCCTACTACCCACCGGCTGCCGCCTCCCAGAGAAAAACGAGCTCAAGTTCGCTGTTTTTTCTTTTCTCGACTTGCTCTGCTCGCTCGGCTCTGGCCATTTATGCGCGGACACACGTTCTTCTCAGCAATAAACAACGCCAGCGGGGCCGATCGTTGCTGATTCCGCATCCCGATCCGCGGCTCCTCATCAAGAGTCGTCGTCGTCACTCCGGCTCCTCGCGGCCGTTCTTTGCTTGCCTCCAAGAAACCGTCGGCTTGGCCTCTCATTCCCGTCCCAAATCCGTCCTGTTAATAGGCCGAGCTCCGCTTCTTGCATTAGCTTCTCGGGGCTGCTGCTCGCTGCCGATTCCAGTGTTGATTCGGGTTGGAGTTTTGGGGCAGGTGCTGCAAGCAATGGCAGAGGTGCGGAGCCGGGTGCGGGGGTTCCTGCGGAACCGGTGGCTGGTGTTCGTGGCGGCGATGTGGATGCAGTCGGTCGCCGGGGTGGGGTACCTGTTCGGCAGCCTGTCGCCGGCGATCAAGTCCTCGCTGGGCTACAACCAGCGCCAGGTGGCCAGCCTCGGCGTCGCCAAGGATCTGGGCGACAGCGTCGGCTTCCTCGCCGGCACGCTCTGCGCCGTGCTCCCGCTCTGGGCCGCGCTCCTCATCGGCGCCGCGCAGAACCTGGTCGGATACGGCTGGGTCTGGCTCGCCGTCACCCACCGCGTCCCCGTGCCACCCCTCTGGGCG ATGTGCATGCTAATCTTTGTTGGAAATAATGGTGAGACATACTTCAATACTGCTGCACTCGTCTCATGTGTTCAGAACTTTCCCAAGAACCGTGGACCAATCGTTGGTATCCTCAAGGGATTTGCTGGTTTGAGTGGTGCAATCTTAACACAGGTTTATGCAATAATGCACACGCCTGATGATGCTGCACTGATATTCATGGTTGCTGTTGGCCCAACAATGGTAGTCATCGCTTTAATGTTCATTGTTAGACCAGTTAATGGTCACAGGCAAGTACGGCCATCTGATGGTACAAGTTTCACGTTTGTATACAGCGTCTGCTTAGTCTTGGCCGCCTATCTGATGGGTGTGATGCTGCTGGAAGACCTTGTTGGCTTGAGCCACTCATTGACAATCTTGTGTACCATCATTCTGATGGTTCTATTGCTAGTTCCAATAGTCATCCCTGTAATGCTCAGCTTCTTCTCAAATGACGACGAGAGTGCCTACACAGCACTGTTAACATCACCTCGTAGAGAAGAAGCAAGTGGTTCAGTATCGTCTGAAGAGCAAGAAGTTATACTCAGCGAGGTGGACGAGCAAAAGCCGAAAGAAATTGATCTACTTCCAGCCTCTGAAAGGCAAAAGAGGATTGCCGAATTGCAGGCTAAGCTATTCCAGGCTGCTGCTGTTGGCGCCGTCAGGGTTAAAAGGAGGAAAGGTCCACGACGAGGAGAGGATTTCACATTACTGCAGGCAATGATCAAGGCAGATTTTTGGCTTCTATTTTTCTCCCTTCTGTTGGGGTCAGGATCAGGACTTACTGTGATCGATAATCTTGGGCAAATGAGTCAGTCATTGGGTTTTGAGGATTCTCACATTTTTGTGTCAATGATTAGCATTTGGAACTTCCTTGGACGTATTtctgggggcttcttttcagaGATTATTGTCAA GGATTACGCATATCCAAGGGCAATTGCCTTGGCGACAGCTCAAGTATTCATGGCAATTGGACACTTCATCTTTGCAATGGGTTGGCCCGGCACAATGTACATTGGCACATTGCTTATCGGGCTCGGGTACGGCGCCCACTGGGCGATCGTGCCAGCTGCTGCCTCTGAACTGTTTGGCGTGAAGAATTTCGGAGCATTGTACAACTTCCTTACAGTCGCAAACCCCGCAGGCTCCCTGGTTTTCTCGGGCATCATTGCCAGTGGCATCTACGACTACGAAGCCAGGAAGCAAGCTAACCATAACCACTCAACATTGCTGGGAATGGTCTCCGACGTCGCTCCGGCGCTGAAGTGCGAGGGCTCCATCTGCTTCTTCATCTCGTCAATGATCATGTCAGGGTTCTGCATCATTGCTGCCGCCCTGAGCTTGATCCTGGTCCACCGGACGAAGATCGTGTACACGAATCTGTACGGTAAACCCCGGACATGA